A stretch of Borrelia turcica IST7 DNA encodes these proteins:
- a CDS encoding S2/P23 family protein, producing MPNKINIKFFVFPTLFFLIAGCAFFRKHQEVKLSGEVGIQTGNHTLEFIDGEKYIKELPVISKSATVSWKKTKAMPILDKQGKQISALRGKIGYSYVVSPIKMNGELSDTVSFLILVETTAKGDLEYIVDDLKLKTAGDDLEIKNSVLLPPEPSREYGYVTSYPFGMLISDEVRLAFDHTYINGEWNYMIAELTLKNKKTQRLETYEISLNSKFVHDLLKEVARLYPDIKELAFDLFNDLK from the coding sequence ATGCCAAACAAAATAAATATAAAATTCTTCGTATTTCCCACGTTATTTTTTTTAATAGCAGGATGTGCTTTTTTCAGAAAACATCAGGAAGTTAAATTAAGTGGAGAAGTTGGGATACAAACAGGAAATCATACACTAGAATTCATCGATGGAGAAAAATACATAAAAGAATTACCTGTAATATCTAAAAGTGCAACTGTGTCTTGGAAAAAGACAAAAGCAATGCCAATTCTTGATAAACAAGGAAAACAAATTTCTGCTCTTAGGGGAAAGATAGGTTATTCTTATGTAGTTTCTCCTATTAAGATGAATGGAGAATTGAGTGATACTGTATCGTTTTTAATTCTTGTTGAAACAACTGCAAAAGGTGACTTAGAATACATAGTTGACGACCTAAAACTAAAAACAGCAGGTGATGACCTAGAGATTAAAAACTCTGTGTTACTCCCACCTGAGCCATCAAGGGAATACGGTTATGTAACATCCTATCCTTTTGGAATGCTAATAAGTGATGAAGTTAGATTGGCATTTGACCATACATATATAAATGGAGAATGGAACTATATGATTGCTGAACTAACTTTAAAAAACAAAAAAACTCAAAGATTAGAAACCTATGAAATATCTTTAAACTCAAAATTTGTACATGATCTATTAAAAGAAGTGGCCAGATTATATCCAGATATTAAAGAACTAGCTT